The following are encoded in a window of Thermoproteota archaeon genomic DNA:
- a CDS encoding universal stress protein has translation MANQFKKILVPLDGSSQSLKAFDNALNLASLTDGVITGLHVIPHVPAGGPRTKAYDKQLLQEGKIITQNAKKIADKKGIKFNSRVVRGWPGLETVKIAKSGKYDHIVMSTTGTGSAKGDMLGSVSNYVLHKSHIPVYLIK, from the coding sequence ATGGCAAATCAATTTAAGAAAATTCTAGTTCCTTTGGATGGTTCTAGTCAATCATTAAAGGCATTTGATAATGCACTAAACCTTGCAAGTCTTACCGATGGAGTAATTACTGGATTACATGTAATTCCACATGTACCTGCAGGTGGACCAAGAACAAAGGCATATGATAAGCAGCTTTTACAGGAAGGAAAAATTATCACACAAAATGCAAAAAAGATTGCAGACAAGAAAGGAATCAAATTTAATTCTAGAGTTGTACGAGGTTGGCCTGGTCTAGAAACAGTAAAGATTGCAAAGAGTGGAAAATATGATCATATAGTTATGAGTACAACAGGAACAGGTTCTGCAAAAGGTGACATGCTGGGAAGTGTCTCAAATTATGTTTTACACAAATCCCATATACCCGTGTACCTCATTAAATAA
- a CDS encoding response regulator — protein MSITDSNVLIIEHSIPVNLLLTQYLKRMGFSKILVCETAESGIKTFEGLALEKRDPIVFLGYHLPDNTAAGLISKLFAIAPDVKIIIETSLDRKDPKIRQLFSMGVFHYLQKPLRLSSVNHVLETIQKEVDEFNNIGIDGRRVLEMLRSLKKASVVRLAEYCSYDPKSLLPFLRRQQEKSVIYEVSKIREIGCRDCNSVNNISLFSCDSCDGQNFRRDTLIEHYDCGNISTHDTYDNEQCPKCNKRIKIIGGDYRVMNDFYICNECDQRFQIPHQNFICSKCGSKFSLDEANWIESKVFCFTNNQNETKPFEEQSEFSEIDTSEDLTIIQK, from the coding sequence TTGTCTATCACCGATTCAAATGTTCTAATAATAGAGCACAGTATTCCCGTAAACTTACTACTCACACAGTATCTGAAAAGAATGGGGTTTTCCAAAATCCTTGTATGCGAAACGGCCGAATCGGGAATCAAGACATTTGAAGGATTGGCATTAGAAAAGCGAGATCCTATTGTCTTTCTTGGGTATCACTTACCAGATAATACTGCTGCTGGATTGATCTCCAAGCTATTTGCCATAGCACCTGACGTCAAAATTATAATTGAAACTTCGTTGGATAGGAAGGATCCAAAGATTAGGCAATTATTCTCAATGGGCGTATTTCATTATCTGCAAAAACCACTTCGCCTATCAAGCGTGAATCACGTTTTAGAAACCATTCAAAAAGAGGTTGATGAATTTAACAACATTGGAATTGATGGAAGACGAGTCTTAGAAATGCTACGTTCGTTAAAAAAGGCAAGCGTGGTTAGACTTGCAGAATACTGTAGCTACGACCCAAAATCTTTACTTCCATTTTTGAGAAGACAACAAGAAAAATCTGTCATTTACGAAGTAAGCAAGATTAGGGAAATTGGATGCAGAGACTGCAATTCTGTAAATAACATTTCTCTCTTTTCATGTGATTCATGTGATGGACAAAATTTTCGGAGGGATACCTTGATTGAGCACTATGATTGTGGAAACATCAGCACCCATGATACATACGATAACGAGCAATGCCCAAAGTGTAATAAAAGAATCAAAATTATTGGTGGTGATTATCGCGTAATGAATGACTTTTACATTTGCAATGAATGTGATCAACGATTTCAAATCCCACATCAGAATTTTATATGTAGTAAATGCGGTTCAAAATTTAGCCTTGATGAAGCAAACTGGATAGAATCCAAAGTATTTTGCTTTACTAACAATCAAAACGAAACAAAGCCATTTGAAGAACAATCAGAATTTAGCGAGATTGATACATCCGAAGATCTAACAATTATTCAAAAATGA
- a CDS encoding CBS domain-containing protein translates to MKPPITIKKSANCYDAIRALLDKKISRLLVEDEDNITGIVTQKDIGLFLLKDTTDRNLEQIPLKEIIKPLKSIQKSASINECAQFMLENQFGSIGVSDGTKIIGVITKTDLARYFQETYSQRKIVGEYMSPYYAWAYDDTPLYIIVKKMIDEKISRVILRDHNENPVGVLSFRDLFRTALLAGQEKDVLDNADPAISVVFARKGFLSETGFGGTTNAKEIMKDEIITVNYDDDLAKACSVLNENRIHGVGVLSKNGSLIGVLSKTDIIKALAFID, encoded by the coding sequence ATGAAACCACCTATCACAATTAAAAAAAGTGCAAACTGCTATGACGCAATCAGGGCTTTACTTGATAAAAAAATCAGTAGACTGCTAGTTGAGGATGAAGATAACATCACAGGGATTGTTACACAAAAGGACATTGGGTTGTTTCTTCTAAAAGATACAACAGATAGGAATCTTGAGCAAATACCCCTCAAGGAGATCATAAAGCCACTAAAATCAATTCAAAAATCAGCCAGTATTAATGAATGTGCTCAATTTATGCTCGAAAATCAATTTGGCTCAATTGGAGTTTCAGATGGAACAAAAATCATAGGAGTCATAACAAAAACAGACCTTGCAAGATACTTTCAAGAAACTTATTCCCAGAGAAAAATTGTTGGTGAGTATATGTCACCATATTATGCCTGGGCATATGATGACACTCCTCTATACATAATTGTAAAAAAGATGATTGATGAGAAGATCTCAAGAGTAATCCTTCGTGATCATAATGAAAATCCTGTCGGAGTATTGTCATTTAGGGACCTATTTAGAACAGCACTGCTAGCAGGACAAGAAAAAGACGTACTTGATAATGCAGATCCTGCAATATCTGTGGTATTTGCAAGAAAGGGATTTCTATCCGAAACAGGATTTGGAGGAACTACAAATGCAAAAGAGATAATGAAAGATGAAATCATCACGGTAAACTATGATGATGACCTTGCAAAAGCATGTTCTGTTTTAAATGAAAACAGAATTCATGGTGTCGGAGTATTGTCGAAAAACGGTTCGTTGATAGGAGTGCTAAGTAAAACAGACATTATCAAGGCACTAGCGTTTATTGACTAA